The Candidatus Culexarchaeum yellowstonense genome includes a window with the following:
- a CDS encoding amidohydrolase encodes MLAIKDATILTITKGVLKRGTILIDDGKIVDVGVDLKIPERAEVIDARDKVVMPGLVEAHCHIGIAEETVGWFGDDTNEMTDPVTPHLRAIDAIKANADEKGLQAALETGITTVQILPGSANVIGGMGVALKTAPKPVVDEMVLKEPSGMKIAFGENPRRVYGVELKRTPATRMGVAGLLREWLQRTKNYMRKKELAKDDPTKMPEVDLKLEALERVLRGEIPFRAHAHRADDIATAIRIAEEFGAKLSWEHATEGHRIAGWIAKKGVPAVWGPSLLARGKWEMRELNFNTPRILYEAGVKFAIQTDALGQSVSFLPICAMMAAKHGLPYDEALKAITINPAEILGVANRVGSIEKGKDADLRILNGDPLDIKSKVEMVIIDGKIVWTAK; translated from the coding sequence ATGTTGGCTATTAAGGATGCAACGATATTGACAATAACTAAGGGCGTCCTTAAGAGGGGGACTATACTCATTGATGATGGGAAGATAGTTGATGTTGGCGTGGATTTGAAGATACCTGAACGTGCAGAGGTTATTGATGCTAGGGATAAGGTCGTTATGCCTGGGCTTGTGGAAGCTCACTGTCACATTGGGATTGCTGAGGAGACTGTTGGTTGGTTTGGTGATGATACCAATGAGATGACAGATCCAGTTACACCTCATTTGAGAGCTATAGATGCCATTAAAGCTAATGCTGATGAGAAGGGGTTGCAAGCAGCCCTTGAAACTGGGATAACCACAGTTCAAATTCTCCCCGGAAGCGCTAATGTGATTGGAGGTATGGGTGTGGCTTTGAAGACTGCTCCCAAACCCGTTGTTGACGAGATGGTTTTGAAGGAGCCTTCTGGGATGAAGATTGCCTTCGGTGAGAACCCCAGGAGGGTTTATGGTGTAGAGCTTAAGAGGACTCCAGCTACACGTATGGGTGTTGCAGGGCTTCTTAGGGAGTGGCTTCAGAGGACGAAGAATTATATGAGGAAGAAGGAGCTTGCAAAGGATGACCCCACAAAGATGCCTGAAGTGGATTTGAAGCTTGAAGCTTTGGAGAGGGTTTTGAGGGGTGAAATACCATTTAGAGCTCATGCCCATAGAGCTGACGATATAGCTACAGCCATAAGGATTGCTGAGGAATTTGGAGCTAAATTGTCTTGGGAGCATGCCACTGAAGGCCATAGGATAGCCGGTTGGATTGCGAAGAAGGGGGTTCCTGCAGTTTGGGGTCCAAGCCTACTGGCTAGGGGGAAGTGGGAGATGAGGGAATTAAACTTCAACACTCCGAGAATACTATATGAGGCTGGAGTTAAATTTGCAATTCAAACAGATGCTTTAGGGCAATCGGTATCCTTCCTACCAATATGTGCCATGATGGCTGCAAAGCACGGATTACCCTATGATGAGGCATTGAAAGCCATAACGATAAATCCAGCTGAAATCCTTGGAGTAGCAAATAGGGTTGGAAGTATTGAGAAGGGGAAGGATGCAGATCTAAGAATACTCAATGGAGACCCCTTGGATATTAAGAGTAAAGTTGAAATGGTAATTATAGATGGTAAAATAGTTTGGACGGCAAAATAA
- a CDS encoding tyrosine-type recombinase/integrase, which translates to MKLKVGCLQYLSQFESKNTIYTYMAAIRKFLETVYGVKVKRREELELHATRYLQERAGNLQKIMEDVQGFTAAIKDMPPKTRKTYLAAIKTFLLENNVELPQLFWRRLRGRVKGSHPVSEEAVPSKTVLRSVMMHLPTVGKALFLTLLSSGMRIGEALQIKIADLELEHDPPMIHIRAEYTKTGEKRICFITPEAAEAIREWLKIHDQWIKAAARKSHLYRKNIDDQRLFPMRGANARVIWRRALHKTGNGKVDPRTRRLLIHPHVLRKYFRSIVGSIASVDVAEALMGHHSYLTEVYRKYPDPERYLGEAYKKAIPELQIFTQPHPSEEKIKQVEERNRLLENLNMQLQARVIQLENEYRDFKQQTLREIEELKKLVQQLMQPQH; encoded by the coding sequence GTGAAGTTAAAGGTGGGGTGCCTCCAATATTTAAGTCAATTTGAAAGCAAGAATACCATCTACACGTATATGGCGGCAATAAGGAAGTTCCTTGAAACAGTATATGGTGTGAAGGTTAAAAGGCGTGAAGAGCTTGAATTGCATGCTACACGATACCTGCAGGAGAGGGCTGGGAATCTTCAGAAAATTATGGAGGATGTTCAAGGCTTCACTGCAGCCATAAAGGATATGCCTCCAAAAACCCGTAAAACCTACCTGGCAGCCATAAAAACCTTCCTATTGGAGAATAATGTTGAGTTACCTCAGCTCTTCTGGAGGAGGCTGCGTGGAAGGGTGAAGGGAAGCCACCCTGTAAGCGAGGAAGCCGTTCCAAGCAAAACTGTCCTGCGCAGTGTAATGATGCATCTCCCCACAGTGGGCAAAGCATTATTCCTAACCCTACTCTCCAGTGGAATGAGGATTGGCGAAGCCCTCCAAATCAAGATCGCTGATTTAGAATTGGAGCATGATCCACCCATGATTCACATACGTGCGGAATATACGAAGACGGGTGAAAAACGAATATGCTTCATAACCCCTGAAGCCGCTGAAGCCATACGTGAATGGCTAAAGATCCATGACCAATGGATAAAGGCGGCAGCAAGGAAAAGCCACCTATACAGGAAGAATATTGATGACCAAAGGCTTTTCCCAATGCGCGGAGCCAACGCCCGCGTAATATGGAGGAGGGCGCTCCATAAGACTGGGAATGGGAAGGTGGATCCGCGGACCAGGCGCCTACTCATACATCCACACGTACTAAGAAAATACTTCCGAAGCATAGTGGGAAGCATTGCAAGCGTGGATGTGGCTGAAGCACTAATGGGCCACCACAGCTACCTAACCGAAGTCTACAGGAAATATCCGGACCCAGAACGCTACCTAGGCGAAGCCTACAAAAAGGCAATACCTGAACTCCAAATCTTCACACAGCCACATCCAAGCGAGGAAAAAATCAAGCAGGTTGAGGAGAGAAACCGCCTCCTAGAAAACCTAAACATGCAACTTCAAGCTCGAGTCATTCAACTGGAGAATGAGTATAGAGACTTCAAGCAGCAGACTTTAAGGGAGATTGAGGAGCTTAAGAAACTGGTCCAGCAGCTAATGCAACCACAACATTAA
- a CDS encoding bifunctional DNA primase/polymerase, producing the protein MSLRDIEFFGLRLYNAGFNVIPVSEEKRPFTSWNSEKRMEEEEFKKLLSKATGIGIAAGPIHPFGDKYDLLIVDIDKPSILRRTPYFEHKLSQTVLWMTGPRCPKCEAKKIDKEIEVLELGKRFLCKKCSLEFILDDAKRGLAALFIIDKDSLKEGMSRGGVEVKRRNYQLIPPSIHPSGVYYSWINPIDFTKKNFGVAYLDPQDLRVILSECMEAELNPEVEVKEDLELKVKAEEKPKTPAAAGIEEKRVQVPQTANAFPKKCPYCLKYHSIKCPAENEESIRTGVFFQGEDSEPVREDCFEPDLGRMRPFPTSPATDINETFSYMGDRPFKGRVQVGALTTPSSRFTTIVFQCRVEDCRIGDCPLAGGLTLSVNGEGGFDPSAFATYFDTNNPMDALYVYAEKYSFNRCSEWRRKIAYTGSDERAVTGAIIYDLTGREGRAWFIHGEKCDLRRAPNWIIAEGWLCRGYKGRIGVLIQAFKGESEVIAPPPEEVEKARAILKKLVVDGGLEGSAVWRLAELLRRKVNAKGGEEGVCSRPTISRRPSMG; encoded by the coding sequence ATGAGCCTCAGAGACATTGAATTTTTTGGATTGAGATTGTATAACGCTGGGTTCAACGTCATCCCAGTGAGTGAAGAGAAGAGGCCATTCACATCTTGGAATAGTGAGAAGAGGATGGAAGAAGAGGAGTTTAAAAAGCTATTGAGTAAAGCTACGGGAATAGGTATAGCTGCAGGTCCTATACATCCATTTGGAGATAAATACGATCTATTGATCGTGGATATTGATAAGCCCAGCATTCTGAGGAGAACCCCATATTTTGAGCATAAGCTGAGCCAAACAGTCCTATGGATGACCGGTCCACGCTGCCCAAAATGTGAAGCAAAAAAGATTGATAAAGAAATCGAGGTCCTGGAACTTGGGAAGAGGTTTCTATGTAAGAAATGCAGCTTGGAGTTCATATTGGATGATGCTAAGAGGGGGTTGGCAGCATTATTCATAATCGATAAAGACTCCTTAAAAGAGGGGATGAGTAGAGGGGGAGTAGAGGTAAAGAGGCGGAACTATCAGCTAATCCCCCCAAGCATTCACCCAAGTGGAGTATACTACAGTTGGATTAACCCAATAGATTTCACAAAGAAAAACTTTGGAGTAGCATACTTGGATCCCCAAGATCTAAGGGTAATATTAAGTGAATGCATGGAAGCTGAGCTAAACCCAGAGGTTGAAGTTAAGGAGGACCTGGAGCTGAAAGTGAAGGCTGAAGAGAAGCCTAAAACCCCAGCAGCTGCTGGTATTGAGGAAAAAAGGGTTCAAGTCCCCCAAACTGCGAATGCATTTCCAAAGAAATGCCCATACTGCCTAAAATACCATTCGATAAAATGTCCTGCTGAAAATGAGGAAAGTATAAGGACGGGGGTTTTCTTTCAGGGTGAGGATTCGGAGCCCGTGAGGGAAGATTGTTTTGAGCCTGATTTGGGGAGGATGAGGCCATTCCCTACTTCTCCTGCAACGGATATAAATGAAACCTTTAGTTACATGGGTGATAGGCCGTTTAAGGGGCGTGTGCAGGTTGGCGCTTTAACCACCCCCTCAAGCCGTTTCACCACGATTGTCTTTCAATGTAGGGTGGAAGACTGCAGGATTGGGGATTGCCCCCTAGCTGGAGGTTTAACTTTAAGTGTTAATGGGGAGGGTGGATTTGATCCCTCAGCCTTCGCCACATACTTCGACACAAACAACCCCATGGATGCATTATACGTTTACGCGGAGAAGTACAGTTTCAATAGGTGCTCCGAGTGGAGGAGGAAGATTGCATATACTGGGAGCGATGAGAGGGCGGTTACAGGCGCCATAATTTATGATTTAACGGGGAGGGAGGGGAGGGCTTGGTTCATACATGGGGAAAAATGCGATCTGCGGCGGGCGCCCAACTGGATTATTGCTGAGGGATGGCTTTGCAGAGGCTATAAAGGCCGCATAGGCGTACTAATTCAAGCATTTAAGGGGGAATCTGAAGTTATTGCCCCTCCACCTGAGGAGGTTGAGAAGGCTAGGGCTATCCTTAAAAAACTTGTAGTTGATGGGGGGTTGGAGGGATCCGCCGTATGGAGGTTGGCTGAGCTTTTAAGGAGAAAGGTTAATGCCAAGGGAGGTGAGGAAGGGGTTTGCAGCCGACCTACTATTAGTCGCCGGCCCAGTATGGGTTAA
- a CDS encoding helix-turn-helix domain-containing protein has protein sequence MKIAWLIGSEAIKWNRPLVWLTLGVRGAGKSSFLEYLAEQHLEHGNCVLDLFACRAGENLAWLRSKWVKEKNILLLTDENAIVEVPNGITVKPYSKLSLSDFNEYDIIINSSPLYRNLDAEYEACNHIIDMLWHRLHWTRIIFTICREASSLIYSRLKVVESQQAAKAFLIYWLRESRHVGCSLGLDSVRLTSLDIDVRSLADFIVFKAQGAGGLPRELWYIYRYLQPSFIQNMKPNEFVILSRKGHLGLGVFPYPTWHKEEGEDILSKLNIKVTFEEKPEEGVYRGKYKTIGDAEHAEIIEMYVEQGYSMAEIAEKIGRSTQTIFSHINRHTRDVQRLGYCPRCRRAGSKLQSTPAKPTVQAAENYEEL, from the coding sequence TTGAAGATTGCCTGGCTCATAGGCAGTGAAGCAATAAAGTGGAATAGGCCACTTGTATGGCTTACCTTGGGGGTGCGTGGAGCAGGGAAAAGCAGCTTCCTAGAATACCTTGCCGAGCAGCATTTGGAGCATGGAAACTGCGTACTAGATCTATTTGCCTGCAGGGCAGGAGAAAATCTGGCTTGGCTGAGGAGTAAATGGGTGAAGGAGAAAAATATTCTGCTACTAACAGATGAAAACGCCATTGTAGAGGTCCCCAACGGCATTACAGTTAAACCTTACAGTAAACTCTCACTTTCAGACTTCAATGAGTACGATATAATCATAAACAGCAGCCCCCTCTACAGGAATCTCGACGCAGAGTATGAGGCCTGCAACCACATAATCGATATGCTTTGGCATAGGCTGCATTGGACTCGCATAATATTCACAATTTGCCGTGAAGCCTCAAGCCTAATATATAGCAGGCTGAAGGTGGTGGAGAGTCAGCAGGCTGCGAAAGCCTTCCTCATATATTGGCTGCGGGAGTCGCGTCACGTGGGATGCAGCCTAGGCCTCGACAGCGTACGACTCACCAGCCTAGACATAGATGTACGCAGCCTCGCAGACTTCATAGTATTCAAAGCCCAGGGAGCTGGAGGGTTGCCCCGTGAATTATGGTATATCTATCGCTACCTGCAGCCAAGCTTCATTCAAAACATGAAGCCAAACGAATTTGTCATCCTCTCAAGAAAAGGACATTTAGGCTTAGGCGTATTCCCATATCCCACCTGGCATAAGGAGGAGGGGGAAGACATACTTTCAAAACTAAACATAAAAGTCACTTTCGAAGAGAAACCTGAGGAGGGAGTTTATAGGGGGAAATATAAGACGATTGGGGATGCTGAACATGCGGAAATAATTGAAATGTACGTTGAGCAGGGATATAGCATGGCTGAAATTGCGGAGAAGATAGGCCGCAGCACCCAAACAATATTCAGCCACATAAACAGGCATACACGTGACGTGCAGCGACTTGGCTACTGCCCCCGATGTAGACGTGCAGGATCGAAGCTTCAATCCACACCAGCCAAACCCACAGTTCAAGCAGCCGAAAACTATGAGGAACTATGA
- a CDS encoding class I SAM-dependent methyltransferase produces the protein MVFGKVDCFLDKFKVAVKHEWMNKLINSKKHLKIIELCSGTGIGGIALSKILIENGKSVELKMLDARREALEKALDFSLKELGFKAQIQVADILKPDYLEGKYDIALMYGFSSSHFNPWEMIKILSSIQEIIVEDGILLMEERDRIQGVFLRGYQQILPEYSENKTVLTIHKDYNALKGEFYRIIFDLKSGERSEMKVYFWGLAELMSMVWIFFKDVDFIPYQYGNYRGIIIAYKPRGKLTHLDFSETPKFYVKRA, from the coding sequence TTGGTTTTTGGAAAAGTTGACTGTTTCTTAGATAAGTTTAAGGTTGCTGTGAAGCATGAATGGATGAACAAATTGATCAACTCAAAAAAGCATTTAAAGATCATAGAGTTATGTAGCGGCACAGGTATTGGTGGAATAGCATTATCAAAAATTTTAATTGAAAACGGTAAGAGTGTGGAATTAAAGATGCTGGATGCACGTAGAGAAGCTTTAGAGAAGGCTTTAGATTTCAGCTTAAAGGAGCTTGGATTCAAAGCTCAAATTCAAGTGGCAGACATATTAAAACCAGACTACTTAGAGGGGAAGTATGATATTGCATTAATGTATGGATTCTCATCATCCCATTTCAATCCATGGGAAATGATAAAAATACTTTCATCAATCCAAGAAATAATAGTTGAAGATGGAATACTATTAATGGAAGAAAGGGATAGAATTCAAGGGGTATTCCTAAGAGGATATCAACAGATCCTACCAGAATACTCTGAAAACAAAACCGTCTTAACAATCCACAAAGATTACAATGCATTGAAGGGGGAATTCTATAGAATAATATTTGATCTGAAGAGCGGTGAGAGAAGTGAAATGAAAGTTTACTTTTGGGGCTTAGCTGAACTAATGAGCATGGTGTGGATCTTCTTCAAAGACGTTGACTTCATACCATATCAATATGGAAATTATAGGGGGATAATAATAGCATACAAACCAAGAGGGAAACTTACACACCTCGACTTCTCAGAAACGCCAAAGTTCTATGTAAAAAGAGCATAA
- a CDS encoding nucleotidyltransferase domain-containing protein produces MSRITLTDLEIEYSKIRRQYLENAMKYLRRIKDVCKTFDPKCRVIVFGSYVRGDMKPDSDVDVLVITDNAKDAQYRGKLYVAIARDIGLITPFEIHIITSKEYEDWYRKFIDVQQEI; encoded by the coding sequence ATGTCTAGAATCACTTTAACAGATTTGGAAATTGAATATTCTAAGATTAGGAGACAATACTTGGAGAATGCAATGAAGTACCTGAGGAGGATAAAGGATGTTTGCAAAACATTCGATCCGAAATGCAGAGTAATAGTTTTCGGAAGCTATGTACGTGGTGACATGAAGCCGGATAGCGACGTAGACGTACTAGTAATCACAGATAATGCAAAAGATGCTCAATATAGGGGGAAGCTGTACGTGGCAATAGCTAGAGATATAGGTTTAATAACACCCTTCGAAATACACATCATAACCAGCAAAGAATACGAGGATTGGTATAGGAAGTTTATAGACGTTCAGCAAGAAATATAG
- a CDS encoding HIT family protein, whose protein sequence is MITCPFCKRDFSRELIYEGNCWRVTLNENQYYLGRCMIILKRHLEDPIQLSKMEIEELIDLTVKCVKVLREMFNPNLFNYAMLGNIVRHVHLHVIPRYSSERTYDGLKFIDGNWGGHYYPYPEFKMPEDSFRKLRDEVKIYWSKVK, encoded by the coding sequence TTGATTACATGCCCATTCTGCAAACGAGATTTCAGCAGAGAATTAATTTATGAGGGGAATTGTTGGAGAGTTACATTAAATGAAAATCAATACTATCTGGGTAGATGCATGATAATATTGAAGAGGCATCTTGAAGACCCCATACAACTATCAAAGATGGAAATAGAAGAACTAATAGACTTAACGGTTAAATGCGTTAAAGTTTTGAGGGAAATGTTCAACCCAAACCTATTCAATTACGCTATGCTTGGAAACATAGTTAGACATGTACATTTACACGTAATACCAAGATACAGTTCTGAGAGAACATATGATGGATTAAAGTTTATTGATGGGAATTGGGGTGGACACTACTACCCATACCCAGAATTTAAAATGCCAGAAGATTCGTTTAGGAAGTTGAGGGATGAAGTAAAGATTTATTGGAGCAAGGTGAAATAG
- a CDS encoding L-threonylcarbamoyladenylate synthase translates to MKTIVFKVDPENPEEEKISVAAEAIRRGGIVAFPTETVYGLGVDALNQEAVKRMYEVKGRPPDNPTIVHIAEFNDIYKLAVNVPEVAEELMRRFWPGPLTIVLKASKIVPRVTTGGLETVGIRMPKHKVALALIRASKTPIAAPSANIAGKPSPTTAQHVIQDFYGSIDVILDAGPTKIGVESTVLDLTTKPPQILRPGGVTYEELKEVLGEVIVHEAAKAKESVQLIEARSPGMKYRHYAPKAELIVVEGETNRIVEEIKKLIEEYSKMGKKVGVMATDETIENYRAGIVKSVGSRSNLSTIARNLFRILREFDDEGVEVILAEGVPEEGIGLAIMNRLRKASGYKIIHAN, encoded by the coding sequence TTGAAGACAATAGTATTCAAGGTGGATCCCGAGAACCCAGAGGAAGAGAAGATAAGTGTGGCAGCGGAAGCTATAAGGAGGGGTGGAATAGTAGCATTCCCCACAGAAACAGTCTATGGACTTGGAGTAGACGCATTAAATCAGGAAGCAGTTAAAAGGATGTATGAAGTTAAGGGTAGACCTCCAGACAATCCAACAATAGTGCACATAGCAGAATTCAACGACATATACAAGTTGGCTGTGAATGTACCTGAAGTAGCTGAGGAACTTATGAGGAGATTCTGGCCTGGACCACTAACAATAGTATTAAAAGCTTCAAAGATAGTTCCAAGAGTCACAACAGGGGGGCTTGAAACTGTTGGTATTAGAATGCCAAAACATAAAGTGGCTTTAGCACTAATAAGAGCATCAAAAACACCCATAGCAGCTCCAAGTGCAAACATTGCTGGAAAACCAAGTCCAACCACAGCCCAACATGTGATACAAGACTTCTATGGATCAATAGATGTAATACTAGATGCAGGTCCAACTAAAATTGGAGTGGAATCCACAGTCCTAGACTTAACAACAAAACCCCCACAAATACTTAGACCTGGAGGGGTAACATATGAGGAGTTAAAGGAGGTTTTGGGGGAGGTAATCGTACATGAAGCGGCAAAAGCCAAGGAAAGTGTACAATTGATTGAAGCAAGATCCCCTGGAATGAAGTATAGGCATTATGCACCAAAAGCCGAGTTAATAGTTGTGGAGGGGGAGACTAACAGAATTGTTGAAGAGATCAAGAAGTTAATTGAAGAATACTCTAAAATGGGGAAGAAGGTTGGGGTAATGGCTACAGATGAAACCATCGAGAATTATAGGGCTGGAATCGTTAAGAGTGTTGGAAGCCGATCAAACTTATCCACAATAGCCAGAAACCTATTCAGAATACTGAGGGAATTCGATGATGAGGGGGTTGAGGTAATCCTCGCCGAAGGAGTTCCAGAAGAGGGGATTGGATTAGCAATAATGAATAGACTTAGAAAAGCATCAGGCTACAAAATAATACATGCCAATTAA
- the coaBC gene encoding bifunctional phosphopantothenoylcysteine decarboxylase/phosphopantothenate--cysteine ligase CoaBC codes for MPHPSKEIIGSWGNELEGRKIALCICGSVAAIRCPDIARGLMRHGAEVYTVMSKAATELIHPNIMEWATGNPVITTLTGKIEHVELCGKTATKADLVLIAPATANTISKIACGIDDTPVTTFASTALGTGIPIMIVPAMHETMYTNPFVAENIRKLKEKGVIFIGPRIEEGKAKIASTEEVINAVIRFFTPKTMAGKNVLITAGPTREYLDDVKYLTTPSSGKMGLALAEECIASGANVTIILGPTSIEPPTDAKVVRVTTCEEMLNATIEELRGREYQYIFLSAAPLDYKFAEKFSGKIPSERGELNVKLVATPKISSQVRRYAEDSVIVGFKAEYGVSLEEMVERAYKRLLENNLDLIVANDVSRRDIGFESEYNEVYIIDAKKNVTHVPKMRKRMIAREIIKRALEIEKYKNIKK; via the coding sequence ATGCCACATCCAAGTAAGGAGATAATTGGATCATGGGGGAATGAACTTGAAGGTAGAAAAATCGCGCTATGCATTTGTGGAAGCGTTGCCGCCATTAGATGTCCAGATATAGCTAGAGGATTAATGAGGCATGGAGCTGAAGTATACACGGTGATGAGCAAAGCAGCCACCGAACTCATACACCCAAATATAATGGAGTGGGCTACTGGAAACCCCGTTATCACAACCCTAACTGGCAAGATCGAACATGTGGAGCTATGTGGAAAGACTGCAACTAAAGCTGACTTGGTTTTGATTGCTCCAGCCACAGCCAACACAATAAGCAAAATAGCTTGCGGAATAGATGACACGCCAGTAACAACATTTGCATCCACAGCCCTAGGAACAGGGATACCAATAATGATAGTTCCAGCAATGCATGAAACCATGTACACAAACCCATTCGTAGCTGAAAACATAAGGAAGCTGAAGGAGAAGGGGGTTATATTCATTGGACCAAGAATTGAAGAGGGGAAAGCAAAGATAGCCTCCACAGAAGAAGTCATAAATGCCGTTATAAGATTCTTCACGCCAAAAACGATGGCTGGGAAGAATGTCCTCATAACAGCTGGACCAACAAGGGAATACCTAGATGACGTAAAATACTTAACAACACCAAGCAGTGGGAAGATGGGTTTAGCATTAGCTGAGGAATGCATAGCTTCAGGAGCCAATGTAACAATAATCCTAGGACCCACAAGCATCGAACCACCCACAGACGCAAAAGTCGTACGTGTAACCACGTGTGAAGAAATGCTAAACGCCACAATAGAGGAATTGAGGGGGAGGGAGTACCAATACATATTCCTATCAGCAGCACCATTAGACTACAAATTCGCCGAAAAGTTTAGTGGGAAGATTCCAAGCGAAAGGGGTGAATTGAACGTGAAGCTTGTAGCAACACCAAAAATATCAAGTCAAGTTAGAAGATACGCTGAGGATAGCGTGATAGTAGGATTCAAAGCGGAATATGGAGTATCATTAGAAGAGATGGTTGAAAGAGCATATAAGAGGTTGCTGGAGAACAACCTAGATCTAATAGTGGCCAATGACGTTTCAAGAAGGGATATAGGCTTCGAATCAGAATACAACGAAGTATACATCATAGATGCAAAGAAAAACGTAACACACGTACCAAAAATGAGGAAGAGGATGATTGCAAGGGAAATAATTAAAAGAGCATTGGAAATCGAGAAATACAAGAACATCAAAAAATAA
- a CDS encoding N-acetylmuramoyl-L-alanine amidase, translating into MDYNGKVYQMVREKDVAWHAGNWKYNVYSIGIEHAGFADKNMFTDEEYIASAKLVAYLCRKYNIPIIHWEGIAPEDPTNGGGIIGHNQVPDPKNPKLGGGINHHSDPGKFWNWDYFINLVKKFYSQMSVGG; encoded by the coding sequence ATCGATTATAATGGGAAGGTATATCAAATGGTTAGGGAGAAGGATGTTGCTTGGCATGCTGGAAACTGGAAGTATAATGTGTATTCTATAGGCATTGAACATGCTGGATTTGCGGATAAAAACATGTTTACAGATGAAGAGTACATTGCATCTGCAAAGCTAGTTGCATACCTATGCAGAAAGTATAATATCCCAATAATACATTGGGAGGGAATTGCACCTGAAGATCCCACCAATGGTGGTGGGATAATTGGGCATAATCAAGTCCCAGACCCTAAGAATCCAAAACTTGGAGGTGGAATAAATCATCACAGCGATCCTGGAAAATTCTGGAATTGGGATTACTTCATAAATCTAGTTAAGAAATTCTATTCTCAAATGAGTGTGGGTGGTTAA
- a CDS encoding DUF2330 domain-containing protein, translating to MILKIHYWMIISLTIMILCSTQNVYADRGIIPVKPHIPIYEPGQKAIIAWNGVEEIMILSTDITATEDTMILEILPLPSKPKVEAASFESFKVLEKLVSDKFVIKARSYGGGLEFKGLEIIFHEKIGFHDITVIKAFNADELVYWIEQFALKNGITFEIKLSKLMDVVRGYIDGGFQYYVVDLISLKAGERSIEPIMYRFNSSFIYYPLKISSIISGETKITLFIITMDGVRRNHPNLKELQYKLFGNAYPVEVEITMEELRKVDPRIAELFKSNTLLTILTYEGSMSTLKWDLMTTIEPRVNVNSLMMTFLATTIMALALTVATIKMKKL from the coding sequence ATGATTTTAAAGATTCATTATTGGATGATAATATCACTTACAATAATGATATTGTGCTCCACACAGAATGTTTATGCTGATAGAGGGATAATACCAGTTAAACCTCATATACCAATCTATGAGCCTGGTCAGAAAGCTATCATAGCTTGGAATGGAGTTGAGGAGATAATGATTTTATCCACAGATATCACAGCCACTGAGGATACCATGATCCTAGAGATACTTCCACTACCATCAAAACCTAAAGTTGAAGCTGCAAGTTTCGAATCATTTAAGGTTTTGGAGAAACTTGTTTCCGATAAGTTTGTGATTAAAGCTAGAAGTTATGGTGGGGGTTTGGAGTTTAAGGGTTTAGAAATCATTTTCCATGAGAAGATTGGATTCCACGATATAACAGTGATTAAAGCATTCAACGCCGATGAACTGGTGTACTGGATTGAGCAATTCGCATTGAAAAATGGTATCACATTTGAAATAAAGCTATCAAAATTAATGGATGTGGTTAGGGGGTATATTGATGGAGGCTTCCAATACTATGTTGTGGATCTGATAAGTTTGAAGGCTGGTGAGAGGAGCATTGAACCAATAATGTATAGGTTTAATTCAAGCTTCATATACTATCCACTGAAGATATCAAGCATAATTTCAGGGGAAACCAAGATCACACTATTCATAATAACCATGGATGGAGTTAGGAGGAATCACCCAAACCTCAAAGAATTACAATACAAACTTTTCGGAAATGCATACCCAGTTGAAGTTGAAATAACCATGGAAGAATTGCGTAAAGTGGATCCGAGGATAGCTGAATTATTCAAATCCAACACTCTACTAACAATCTTAACATATGAGGGAAGCATGAGCACACTGAAATGGGATTTGATGACAACCATAGAGCCAAGGGTAAATGTAAATTCACTGATGATGACATTCCTAGCAACAACCATAATGGCATTGGCACTCACAGTGGCCACGATAAAAATGAAAAAGCTTTAA